The proteins below are encoded in one region of Sander lucioperca isolate FBNREF2018 chromosome 11, SLUC_FBN_1.2, whole genome shotgun sequence:
- the LOC116040403 gene encoding low affinity immunoglobulin epsilon Fc receptor-like yields the protein MTWVDALYYCRDHYRDLVSITNQDEQLWVQERAKMASTPYVWLGLRYTCTLDFWFWVTDETVLYTNWGPGQSGDDCNMSGAMDREGTWVKKIDDNKLNFICST from the coding sequence ATGACCTGGGTGGACGCGTTATACTACTGCAGAGATCACTATCGTGATCTTGTCTCCATCACCAACCAGGACGAGCAGCTCTGGGTCCAGGAGAGAGCCAAGATGGCCTCCACTCCCTACGTGTGGCTGGGACTGCGCTACACCTGCACTCTGGACTTCTGGTTCTGGGTCACTGACGAGACGGTCCTCTACACCAACTGGGGCCCCGGCCAGTCTGGGGACGACTGCAACATGTCTGGAGCCATGGACCGAGAGGGAACGTGGGTCAAAAAGATCGACGACAACAAGCTTAATTTCATCTGTTCCACGTAA